The sequence TGTCAAATATATGTTTCTTTtaccaaaaatatgttattttacttaaatatgAAACTACTTATTATATTGTtcagtatatttttaattaactagttagatatatcttttattatttggtTGATTAAATGATTGTGCCTGaagattatttaaattgatatataagttaattgtattgattatttaatttaacaacAGCAAATTTTATAACAGTTTAAGATATACGTATTAATAAGAACAAAGATGGAATAATTCTGGCAAATTTCCTATGGGTagtgaaaaatacaaaaaggataaaaagtcACATgtaaaatggtaaaaaaaaaaaaaaaagctgtcAAATTTGTATTgttatgttaataaaaatttaaaatttgattaaaattagtaaatattttttttatttttcacaataactattgctattttaaatttattatttttgtatttttttattagaatgatAACTTTAGTgtaatgttttgacttttgagaatattaatataattaggatttactttgttttaatcaaactaattttagaaataaaaaaattacattagaggaagaagattttttttatctacgagaattaaagataatatcaaaaaatttatcataactCATGTAACATGATTAATCAACTGGACTATGCAAAGGAAGAagatataaaaacataaaataaacaaatgataaaagtaaacaaaaaatattacattagagacagaagattaaaaaaagaagatgaaactaaaattatttacacaAGGATATCTTTCAACCAATAATGTCATATAAACTATTATAATATCTTTGAAACATAGAAATCACTTGAGTAGGTATTGTCTTTCAGCTTTTGATAAAGTATTTTTCATACTCATGACCGCAATGAAAACttgaaaataaatcaattgAATAACTGTGAAAATGTATAAATAGAAGAATCaagtaagacaaaaaaaaaaaaagactcaatgacataaaacaataaagaaagaaattgtAATAAGGGCTATTATTCactaaacaaattatttatactactaATAAGacgttttaaaaaaagaaaatttgaatattttaatcgTAAGTATCactccttataaaaaaaaatatagtagagTATTGATcatcatattatataaaatcaacatggatatacaatgatttttttgattgattaaaaaatcaCAGAATAAAAGTTTCCATCATTGAAGAATTGGAATTGCAAGGTCTGAATcattatgtaattatttattatttataatgatttattatacaaaagtattaaaaaatgattataaatctaaaacaataatagaataaaatatatgttgaagttgtttaaaatagtaatataatattGTATATAGGATAGAGTTGGATAATAAATGCACCCAAAAAATGACTGAAAAAAAATCAGTGAATTGctccataaaaataatatgaattaaaagaatgaGTTGTAAAATcacgtaaaaaaaacataatataatattgcATAATTATAAAATGGGTTAAAGGAGTcgtgtttttattataaaaaaatatctatcataattataaataacattctacaaaatttgaattattaattgtcttgttatataaaatcaaaaagaTTTTATGATTTAGTTGACAAGTTGAATCAaaacttatgattttttatgtaaatataattcaataatatcctaatagaatgaaaaataaaataaaatttatttacacaatagaataatatttatttgattcaatgattgaattgaataatataatttaataattttggaaaaaatgaaTGTGAAGTTATTATGTAACACTAccacataaaattaaatcttcttttatataatagaatataatagattaattttttttgtcaataagattaataacaaattatataatattattgtattatttgttggatatgattCAAATTTATCATGTTATCTTGTTTTCCTATCATATCTAACCACAAACatgtcatattatatatatatatatatatatatatatatatatatatatatatatattgtttgtttttattgaaaacagaGCTACTAATCGAGGGATGAAAAAGTAAGGAAAAAAAGTTTAGTTCCTTAATTATAATCAAAAGTCGAATTGAGTGTCTTAATTATTAAACAATTTAGACCAAATAAGCTTGCGTTTAAAAGGATCAATACTTTAACTAATTCTAACTCACCCAGTATGTAGGTTGAACAAGATGTCCGTACACCCAAGTCCATATACAGAATTTTAGATAATCATAGTAAGTACTTAGAACGCAACAATATATCAGAAAATTTGTGGAGAGGCACTATGAGGATCCTCATTCATTTCTCCAATTATCTCGTCCTTATTGGGGATAAAAAGTGATTTGTTTGACCTAAGGCAAACGATACTTGATTAACACAAGCATGCTATCGGACTTGTATTCCAGTAGATTACTTTTCTTGAACGGGCTCTTAGTTCGGAAGAGTGAGGGAGAGcacatgcaaaaacctcaaatGCTCGGCCAATCAATTTGGATAAGGAGACATAAGCTGAACAGCTAAAAGTCTTGCATATTCATTCATCGATAAAGATAATGATAATGAATACTTCACCTCTAAAtatagtgataaaaaaataatgtaagttGCATGGAATAATAATCTATGAAAACTGATATTGTTGGGTCTACTAATATACACTACACTATGTTATACGCTTCtcttcagcaaaaaaaaataaaactaatatacACTATGCTAACAACCACTGCGAGCAAGACACTTCATTGATTAAGCAATTGAAGTCCACTGAAATAGCCATTAGAGAGCAACCTTGGCAAGATActagtgtttttattttctgtttttaatttttaattgtgacctctatttttaaatatttgtaaaggagatagaagaaagaaaacaaaaatatttgaaaacaggATTGAAATCAAGGTGATACTGGTAAGACTCAATACCTACGGGGCTTGAATGGTGCTTGTGTTGCCCAATACAGTCATCGCTAAGTACTCGTTGGGGCATTTTCACAAGTTACAATGGTTGATCAGTTCACTACCCAAAggccacattttttttttattttttaaagtaatttgaaaatatttttttaaaggagattcacagtaatttttttagaattatttttcatcctcattatttttttaagatataataattatattaaataactaatcttaataataaaaataaataatttttttaatcattaaatattatttgattaattcaGTACTGGCCCAATTTCTAAAAGCATGGATGGATTTCTAAccataaaaacacattttagctcttaaattaaataaaacccACAAATTTGCAAATTTTAACCAATTTTAACTAAcacggaaaaaaaatattactaaaattaacatttctctGACTATTTAGAGTTGGGATATAGTTTTTTCAGCACCTTTCGTGATCAAGCATCAACATTTCCGTATGTGAAAACTACGTACGAAACCACTAGCAAAATTCAATATGTCTCCTAATTTATTTACTAATTATagtacttgaatttgaaatgacgAAATTTTCCTTCCCGGATCAAACTGAATTCGTAATTTCAAAAATACTATTCAAGGTTCTCTACAACTAAGAAAACCAACATCATTTAACTAATCGGAATCTCAGATgcaaataacaaacaaaattgaaattgtcaagcCATTTAACAACGGATACAAAGTTGGTATGATGCAAAACATGTAGTGTACTTCAAACATGCCTCCTAAACAAAATCTAATATCCAAGCCAAAACATAATAGCTTAACGCTTCTTAGAGACCCCAACAGTCTTTCCCCTGCGGCCAGTAGTCTTGGTGTGCTGACCACGGACACGAAGGCCCCAGTAGTGCCTCAAACCACGGTGGTTTCTGCATAATAGTAGGGATATGATTTTCAGCTCATTagccaatatttttttaatcaggcAGACAATGCCCACACAAAAATCTGAGGACAACCAGAATTTTATTAATCAGACAGTGCACACATTCTACAGAGAAATCCTTGAGAAAATTGACAATTATGGAATTTGACTAGTAAAAATATATGGTGGGGTTGGGCTAGATCATCTCAATACAAATCTATCCCAATATCTACATGAATAACCAATTGAGTGCAATGATGTCAATACAACAAATGGTTATAGAGCATATTTCAATtaagcttttttaaaaaaaataattgctttTTTGTCAACATCATGagaaagcttttgaaaaataTAGTATCATTTACCCAAATTGATCTCTCCAGGTAAAACATGCACTCAGAGCACACTAAGCAATATTTGTAAATTCAATTGCAACTAAATACAGCAAAACCAAATTATAGTCATTGGTCAAGAAAGCCAGCAAACTACTTATGGATAGCTTCTTTCAAAGAGATTAAATTCCACTACAATTAAGATAAACACCGTATTAGGTAAAGAAAATCATATCATTAATCTCTATGAAATCTCAGACAAACGGAACAGGCAAACAGATACATCATCCTaacacaaatcaaacaaacaacatACAACAAAATCTAATCCAACAACCAACAGATCCGCATCGAATAGACACCCCACAGATTCAGCAGTCAGCACGATTCAACGTAGCAAACAAACCACACGTATCATTAGACTTCGTCAACAAAAGCAAAAAACTTATTCTCAATTCGAACAACCAAACATTATACTTGataacaaaattgaacaactcaACTATGAAATGATAGACAGTTAACAAAGGTTAATGAGTGACCTGATCTTCTTTAGTCTCTCTAAGTCATCCCTGAGCTTCATATCAAGAGCATTAGACACAACCTGAGAGTACTTTCCATCCTTGTAATCCTTCTTCCTGTTCAAAAACCAATCCGGGATCTTGAATTGCCTAGGGTTCGCCACCACAGTCATCACACTATCCAACTCTGCAGCACTCAACTCACCAGCCctgacaaacaaacaaacaaaaacacccAATTTCAACAATAACCACAAAAACATGCGAATCAACGTGCAATTGAActcaacaaatttttaaaaaaaacacctttTGTTCATGTCAACATCGGCCTTCTTGCAAGCGATGTTGGCGAATCTCCTTCCAATACCCTTGATGGAGGTCATAGCGAACATTATCTTCTGCTTCCCATCCACGTTGGTGTTCAGCACACGCAGAATGTGCTGGAAATCCTCGTTCGCCACCAGAGACTGCAACACAACACAGcacaacacacaaaaaaaacaaattcagtTACCGATTAAGGGTTCCTCAAagtaaaatccttttttttcaattaacgtCGCGCTCGGAGAGGTTCGATGAAATGGGAACGTACCATTTTTCGCCGCGGAAGTGTTGTTGTTGTCGGAGAGTGACTGTCGCCGCCGATGCTGTTGGTGCTGGCCGATTGAGGATCTGAAATTCTAGGGTTTGGGATTGAGTTGATGATATATAGTGTGCCGCGACTGAGCTAGGGTTTTGTTGTGTGGGCCACTGAGAACGACGTCGTTCGAGTTATAGGAATTTGCGGGCTTGGTCTGCTCCGTTGGCCCATTTCAGACCTGTTTTTgggctttcttttctttcttaaaaaatatgactaaaatgtaatttttgtatgcagtttttaaaattcataattttagttattttcatttttaatttagatattttgttttcattttaaaaaaatataattttagtttccaTGATCAATTTTAGATGTTGAGTGtgcattttttaattcttttcaaTATTAATGTAGTACATAAGTTCACATTTAAAATTAGTCACAAGaattaaaatcatgaatttttttaaaagtaagagACGAAaatgtcttaattaaaaaatgagagattaaaatcgtgaatttttaaaaaatatgggacaaaatgtatcaattaaaaaataaagagactaaaattatgtttataataatattattttagtaacATATTTCATATAGCATTTTCAAATACTTGGACCATTGTTATTTAACATAGTATGATTATTAAGCTATGTTATTCCACAAACTTTTTTCTTGTGATAAATATGACTATCCAGCTCATAGGATACACATTCCtatcaaatattatattgtGGCATTAGAGATTTTAGAATTCTTATGTTGTTGATGTCATATgattgaaattgttgttgtagTATTGATGATTCCTACTTTAATTATTGGTCAATATTATCCAAGTAGgagaatattaaaatatttgttctaGATTGGTATCAATCAatagtttttatattatcttttagaatcattaatcagtaattaaaagatattgtaaacatcatatgtaatatatgaattattttaaatgagatTATGAATAAGATTTAACCATGTGGTGGGTTGAGTCAATcatttatttagtaaatagtCCATTGAGAGGTTTATATCTACCGGTGGATGATCATGAATTTATTACCACATTAATCAAATTTACTTTCAATGACTATCTCTCTCACTCACTCACATTCTCTTAAATAGGCCCTTAAAAAGTTGAAATCAATTATCTCAAGAGTAATCTAAAAGTTTCTATCACCAAGCCATactcataaaaataaatgcaaattGAGATTAGTGTTCCATAAATTTATACCGATATAATTACAtgctataatttgtatttaggTGTCATTCTCATTATCGTTATAATTCTTATCAATTAAATGTCTCATTAAATTAATGACATTGTAAATTAAACCTTAATTagggatgaaaaaaatattcgcACGTGTAGATGTCTGTGGATAAAATCCATTATAGATACAAGATGAATACTTAAATAGGTATCCACggataattcaaataaaatatttgttacctGTTAATAAGCGGAGCAACGAGCGGGTACGCGCTAAATACGCAAACTACCCATAATACATACCTTACTTATGCCTTTGCACAACCATGTCACATATTTTAACTACACGACTTAGATTTTTAGTTCTTCAATCTCTGGTTCAAATGCATCATGATATCTCACTTTCACCGTCTCTAGTCCACTTACTCGGAAGCATggtactttattattatttttagatttatgaaactgaattattttagtttgttattttttatttgaatgtaCTTTATTGAAGcattttaaacttaaatttaattattaaatgaaataaccTCAATTAGTTTAATTGAGTAGAGTAATCATGTaaaatttttgaataattttttttaacatttaaattgtttttttaaagaaattatcaggacaaattaaaaaaattataattaaattgtattttaaaatatttttaactattatttaaaaaaatattcattgatGTTTATGAATATcaacaaatgttaaaaaaaattcacaagtaTCCACTTAACAAGTACCCACACAAGTATTAATAAGATACATGacagatatttatttatttctgacaatttttaattaatacttgTATTCATCCCGTTGTCTTCCCTATCCTTAATATATCTCAATGAATTAATGACATTGTCAATTTACCCTTTGTATATCTCACAGAATCAATGTTGTCCCCTATATAGACTCACCCACAATAGAAAATGATAGAACACAATGGATCAGACAATGTTTAGTTTTGAAACCAACCTGGTGCCTTAAACTTGACATTGGTTGAAACATAGTTATTCAAGCCATTATAACAATGTtccttctttttcaatttttcaaatgtactgcaaaattcacttaataatattgtataaactttcaaaaaataaaatatgtttttattcctcAATTTATCTTgacttctatttttaattcctcaTAAATTATTCCGTTTTGTTTTTAGTGTCCGGCCTTAAATTGATGTGACGGACAAGCAATGTTTAATTGTTGCAAATCCTTAGCAGAATTAAACCACAAAaaatgttggaaaaaaaaaacccaagcACCAAATTTTTGAAACCAgcagaaatgttaaaaaaaataaatatttagacTGACAACAAATTTGTAgcggttaaaacttaaaagccaCCAAAATCTTAAACAGAAAATTTCCACATACGCAATTTGTaacagtaaaatatttttatttatgtttaataaaattaattaaaaaattaacatattaaattataaatatttaataaaatcaactgttgaaattactaaaaattataaaatgataaataatacaatcatgatttattttaaaaaaataataaaaaaataaataaatgtattgagaataaaaataaaaaaaatataaaaaaaaactaatgatttaaaaaaggttaaaaactacttaaaaaaacttatttatcgaATAaccaaacaataataaaaaaactaaaaacttagtTAACAATACTTATGTTCCATCGTTTAATCTTGATTTCTGTTTTTAGTCTACTTGAACCAGGGAACAAAAACATTTTACGcactttgaaaataataaagaaaaaacacaaatcTTTAGTaaaaagatgaaagccaacaacaatctcacaaaattaaaagagagaagaaaagaaaagcctGCCTGATCATACATTAATCCAAACAATTGGAAATGACTTCCATTACAAGCTAAATCAACATAAGCATAACACAAAATGAGACAATATAGAAAAGGACCTGGTTACAGCGTTTTTCGTTACTGTACAAGACTGTTCTATCGAGAGCAGACTCACAAGCAAGTTCAGGGTGAAACTTAGTTTAGCTACAGTACATACATGATACAAAATGAGCTTTCTATAAACATACTAGAATTATGACTGCAGCTCTTTTCAACAGGACTAGCAGAATTATGCTTATTTGCAAACCCGTTAGTTCAATAAGCATatcaataagttttttttttctatacgtCTAGTAAAAAATTGTCACGGACTAAGATGGATGATTTCATTTCACATGGAAATAGTACAGCCTAACTCTTTGGCAGTGGTATCAAGAAAGTTA comes from Glycine soja cultivar W05 chromosome 20, ASM419377v2, whole genome shotgun sequence and encodes:
- the LOC114403692 gene encoding 40S ribosomal protein S18-like, which produces MSLVANEDFQHILRVLNTNVDGKQKIMFAMTSIKGIGRRFANIACKKADVDMNKRAGELSAAELDSVMTVVANPRQFKIPDWFLNRKKDYKDGKYSQVVSNALDMKLRDDLERLKKIRNHRGLRHYWGLRVRGQHTKTTGRRGKTVGVSKKR